A genomic window from Ignavibacteria bacterium includes:
- a CDS encoding metal-dependent hydrolase produces MKITYHGHSAFEINTGTYKILIDPFFTYNKNAKVKPSDIKADFILLSHAHADHLGDTLEIAKNNELTVIAAHELSEYLNTKGLKTHGMGIGGQREFPFGKVKLTIAHHSSSIESENLYMGEPAGLIITIGDKIIYHAGDTGLFLDMKLIGEMHNIDLALLPIGDNYTMGIDDAVKAADFLNCKSVTPMHYGTFDVIDTNPEEFKRKVESIGKKCVIMPYGEPLEI; encoded by the coding sequence CTGAAAATTACCTATCACGGGCACTCTGCCTTTGAAATTAATACCGGTACTTATAAAATTCTTATAGACCCGTTTTTCACTTATAATAAAAATGCAAAAGTAAAGCCTTCTGATATTAAAGCTGACTTTATTCTGCTTTCACACGCGCATGCCGATCATTTGGGAGATACCCTTGAAATCGCTAAAAATAACGAACTGACAGTAATTGCTGCCCATGAGCTTTCTGAATATCTGAATACCAAAGGATTAAAAACACACGGTATGGGCATTGGCGGGCAGCGTGAATTCCCTTTCGGAAAAGTTAAGCTCACAATTGCGCACCACAGCTCATCAATTGAAAGTGAAAACCTGTATATGGGTGAACCTGCCGGTCTGATCATTACTATCGGAGATAAGATCATTTATCATGCAGGCGATACCGGTTTATTCCTTGATATGAAGCTAATTGGAGAAATGCATAATATAGATCTCGCTCTGCTTCCCATTGGTGATAATTACACTATGGGTATTGATGATGCCGTTAAGGCTGCGGATTTCCTGAACTGCAAGTCAGTTACCCCGATGCATTACGGTACATTTGATGTAATTGATACCAACCCTGAAGAATTCAAAAGAAAAGTGGAATCCATCGGCAAAAAATGTGTTATTATGCCTTATGGTGAACCATTAGAAATTTAA
- a CDS encoding nitroreductase family protein, with product MDLLEAIVNRKTANSKFAEKKVSDEHIELLIKMSSHSPSHFNSQPWRFIAVTDENVIGNIAKIAGDSMVQLMEDGRFWKQYRKYFRFSDEEIEKTKDGIHVDHLPAVLKPFVRTIFSETGGKVMAKFKVPRILGNDEEKLVASSPLLFVICLTRDEYKKEELSGFYSVISMGAVIQTLWLVTTSIGMGMQFISTPGEIPENWKAISDMLNIPDEFEMCAIFRMGYVDPGIKRPTIDWRSSQRKPIEELSYKDKWGVPIK from the coding sequence ATGGATCTTCTGGAAGCAATTGTTAACCGAAAAACCGCGAATTCTAAGTTTGCGGAAAAAAAAGTATCTGATGAACATATCGAGCTTCTTATCAAAATGTCATCCCACAGCCCAAGCCACTTCAACAGCCAGCCATGGCGGTTTATAGCAGTAACTGATGAAAATGTAATAGGTAACATTGCCAAAATTGCAGGTGATTCAATGGTTCAGTTGATGGAAGACGGAAGATTCTGGAAGCAATACCGGAAGTATTTCAGGTTTTCTGATGAGGAAATAGAAAAAACTAAGGATGGCATTCATGTTGATCACCTTCCCGCAGTTTTAAAGCCTTTTGTTAGAACGATCTTTTCAGAAACCGGCGGAAAGGTTATGGCTAAGTTCAAAGTACCAAGGATACTTGGAAATGATGAAGAAAAGCTTGTTGCATCATCTCCCCTGCTTTTTGTGATTTGTTTAACCAGAGATGAATACAAAAAAGAAGAGCTTTCGGGATTCTATTCCGTTATATCAATGGGCGCTGTTATTCAGACTCTCTGGCTTGTTACAACATCAATCGGGATGGGTATGCAGTTTATATCTACGCCTGGTGAGATCCCGGAGAACTGGAAAGCTATTTCTGATATGCTGAATATTCCTGATGAATTTGAAATGTGCGCAATTTTCAGAATGGGATATGTTGATCCCGGTATTAAGCGCCCCACTATAGACTGGCGCTCAAGCCAGAGGAAACCTATTGAAGAGCTTTCTTACAAAGATAAATGGGGGGTTCCGATAAAATGA
- a CDS encoding fibronectin type III domain-containing protein has protein sequence MRSSHGTENNNRRQRSITCRSDSPIVLNAAGGDLKGEINLIWEPDLSAKYYLVQRSTSVKKPYRWKIEDIVSTVKYTVSNLKSNKNYIFRIGSVNESGKCSWSRPVVKKAP, from the coding sequence ATGAGATCATCCCACGGAACTGAAAATAATAATCGGCGGCAAAGATCAATTACGTGCAGAAGTGACTCCCCCATAGTTCTGAATGCCGCCGGGGGTGATTTAAAAGGTGAGATCAATTTGATATGGGAGCCCGATCTAAGCGCTAAATATTATCTTGTTCAGAGATCCACTTCCGTGAAGAAACCATACAGGTGGAAAATTGAAGATATAGTTTCTACAGTAAAATATACTGTTTCAAATTTAAAGAGCAATAAAAATTATATTTTCAGGATTGGCTCCGTAAATGAATCGGGCAAATGTTCATGGAGCAGACCTGTTGTAAAAAAAGCACCCTGA
- a CDS encoding SBBP repeat-containing protein — MKTITNKLIAFLTLLVSVYIYAQPAPPVSWVRDNISGQSKDMVIDNSGNIYITGVTYAGSSNDFCTIKYNSSGIQQWTVTYNGSANLGDEATSIALDNQGNIFVTGTANIDYNNTVWTGDYCTIKYNSSGQQQWAKIYSGNAAGRDIPFKVAVDAQGNVVVTGQSYIDAQRNDDIVTIKYSPDGTQQWLVFHDGSAETPEQDSGRDMVLDSQGNIYIFGHSTKLVTWYDLFLIKYNSSGAVQFTRDYSGPFNNTTEYGVAIALDNSGNIYCIGELSDGNLAVLKYNSSGAQQWVYIYTSNFFNNAKDITIDQGGNVIFCGSAGANGFIAKLNSAGTLLWNKLITGTGGNEIVNKIHTDAMNDIYITGKVAAGTYFDLIAEKIDPAGNTQWRASYNGNGNHNDFGNAIGMDGSGNVYVTGGSNVSGFNNMCTIKFAPGTIGINPVSNEVPDKFFLSQNYPNPFNPSTKIKFSIPLSKDVTAVGSRGVFVNLTIYDVMGRTVETLHEGELKPGIYKADWNASDFPSGVYFYRLSAGSFSETKKMILVK; from the coding sequence ATGAAAACAATCACAAACAAACTCATCGCTTTTTTAACACTTTTGGTTTCAGTTTACATTTACGCACAGCCGGCTCCTCCGGTTTCCTGGGTCAGAGATAATATTTCCGGTCAGTCAAAAGATATGGTAATTGATAATTCAGGAAATATATATATAACAGGTGTCACATATGCCGGCTCATCCAATGATTTCTGCACAATCAAATACAACAGCTCCGGCATTCAGCAATGGACTGTTACATATAATGGTTCAGCAAATCTTGGTGATGAAGCAACCTCAATTGCTTTGGATAACCAGGGGAATATTTTTGTTACCGGAACAGCAAATATAGATTATAACAACACAGTATGGACAGGAGACTATTGCACTATAAAATATAATTCATCCGGTCAGCAGCAGTGGGCAAAAATATACAGCGGCAATGCTGCCGGAAGAGATATTCCTTTCAAAGTAGCCGTTGATGCGCAGGGTAATGTTGTAGTTACCGGACAGTCATATATTGATGCCCAGCGGAACGATGATATAGTTACAATTAAATATTCCCCAGACGGCACTCAGCAATGGCTGGTATTTCATGATGGAAGCGCGGAGACTCCTGAACAGGATTCCGGCAGAGATATGGTTCTGGATTCGCAGGGAAATATTTATATTTTCGGGCACAGTACTAAGCTGGTTACATGGTATGATCTGTTCCTAATAAAATATAATTCCTCCGGTGCTGTACAGTTTACAAGGGATTATTCAGGGCCTTTTAACAATACTACCGAATACGGTGTTGCAATAGCACTGGATAATTCAGGAAATATTTATTGCATAGGAGAGCTTAGTGATGGCAATCTTGCTGTTTTAAAATACAACTCTTCAGGTGCACAGCAATGGGTATATATATATACATCAAACTTTTTTAACAATGCTAAAGATATCACAATTGATCAGGGAGGCAATGTTATTTTCTGCGGTTCAGCCGGTGCAAATGGATTTATTGCAAAATTAAACAGTGCAGGTACATTGTTATGGAATAAATTAATTACAGGTACAGGCGGAAATGAGATAGTTAACAAGATCCATACAGATGCAATGAATGATATTTACATTACAGGTAAAGTAGCGGCTGGTACATACTTTGATCTGATTGCGGAAAAGATCGATCCTGCCGGCAATACTCAATGGCGAGCCTCATATAACGGCAACGGCAATCACAATGATTTCGGAAATGCGATCGGGATGGATGGTTCAGGGAATGTATATGTTACCGGCGGCAGTAATGTCAGCGGATTCAACAATATGTGTACAATAAAATTTGCACCGGGCACTATCGGGATCAACCCTGTTTCAAATGAAGTGCCTGATAAATTCTTTCTATCTCAGAACTACCCCAACCCATTCAACCCTTCAACAAAGATCAAATTTTCAATTCCACTCTCAAAAGATGTGACCGCCGTAGGCAGTCGGGGTGTGTTTGTTAACCTGACAATTTACGATGTTATGGGCAGAACTGTTGAAACACTGCACGAAGGCGAACTTAAACCCGGCATTTATAAAGCTGACTGGAACGCATCTGACTTCCCTAGCGGAGTGTATTTTTACAGGTTAAGTGCGGGAAGCTTTTCTGAAACAAAAAAAATGATCCTGGTTAAATAA